The nucleotide sequence TAATATCACTGATCATTAAAAATTCTCTGAAAAACACGTTGTTCATTTTAATTTCCCCTTTTCTATATTAATATTGCTATTTTGCAGCATTACCTGCTATATTCATTGCATCCCATGTACGGGCAAATGGTGGAGCATAACAAAAGTCCATCATTCCTATCTCATCTACACTAAGGCCAGCATATATCGCTACAGCCAGTGCATCTACCCTTAAAACAGCTCCTGAAAAACCTGCAATCTGTGCTCCTAAAAGGACTTTAGATTTGCTGTGATATATAAGTTTTACATAGATATTGCTCTGTCCAGGATAGTAGTTAGTGTGGTTTTTATCCTTTATAAAGACAGTTTTGTAATCTATCCCCATCTTTTTAGCTTCATTTTCAGAAATTCCTGTTCTTCCAGCTTCCATATCAAGTACTTTAATAGCTGCAGAACCAAGAGTTCCCTTAAATATTGATTTTACTCCAGCAAGATTTTCACCAACTACTCTTCCAAGTTTGTTTGCAGTAGTAGCTAGAGGGATATATACATCTTCCCCTTTTACTCTGTGGAATACAGTAGCACAATCCCCAGCTGAGTAGATTGAATCAATATTTGTCTTTCCATGTTCATCTACTATAACTGCTCCGTTAGGAAGCATCTCTATTCCTTTTCCCTGGATAAATTTTGTGTTAGGTCTGACACCAGTAGCTAAAACTACAAGATCAGCAGGATATTCACCCTTGTCTGTTATAATTCCAGTTACCTTGCCATGTTGAGTTACAATCTCTTTTACACCTTCATTTAGATGCAGAGTAACCTCTTTATGGCTTCTTAACTCCTCTTCTAAGACCTCTGTTATCTCCTTATCAAAGCTTTCCATAAGGATTCTATCTCCAAGCTGGATAACTCTTATGCTCTCTTTTTTAAGGTGTTTAGCAGCTTCTATTACCTCTACACCAATATATCCAGCACCGATTATTACAATATTCTGATACTCCTCTTTTTTAATCTCCTCTTTAAGAGCGATTCCATCGTCAAAAGATTTAAGAGTATGAACTCCCTTGGCATCTATATTTTTGATAGGTGGAATAATAGCTGAGGCACCAGTTGCTATCATAAGTTTGTCGTAGGTGTCTTTAAAAACCTCACCATTTTTAAGATTTTTAACTGTAACCTCTTTTTTTACAGGGTCTAAATCTATCACTTCATGGAATGTACGAATATCCATTCCAGCTTCTATAAATTTTTCAACAGGTCTTGCTATCATATTTTTAGGATCCTGGTAGAAATCTCCCACATAGTATGGAAGTCCACATGCTCCCCATGATACAATATCTGTTTTTTCATAAATTGTAATCTGGCACTCTGGATCAAGTCTTGATGCTTTTGCTGCTGCACTCATTCCAGCTGCCACTCCTCCAATGATTAAAATCTTCATATTTCCTCCTTGATATCTGCTTAGTATGGATAACTGATGAAACTAAATCGTACAGATAATGTATAATATATCACAACTTTGTGATTTTGCCTAGATAATTCTTGATAATTTTAATAAAGAATATAAAAATTTCATTGTTTTATAATAAAAATAATAGTATAATGAAATTGTTAGAATCATATTTAAGGAGAGGGAAATGAATAAGAAATATATTTGTTATATAGGGAATGTAATGTCTTTTGTGGGAATATTTCTTCCAATAGTAAAATATGAAGGAATTGGAAGTATATCTATGTTTACCAATGCAAATACCACTATAATTGCAGGGGTAATTGGATTTTTATCACTTTATTGCGGACTTAAGATCTTGATTGGGAATTACAAAATGGCAAGACGTTGTGCTTTTGGAACTGTTGTAGGGGTACTGGTTATGCTATTTGACAGCTGGAAACATCTTGAGCATGGAATGGGAATAGTTGGAATAAATAGTGATTATGGACTTACATGGGGATGGATATTTCTTGTAATAGGAAGTGTAATTGCAGTATCTATGACTACTTCACTATATGCAGAGGAAGAGGATAAAAAATAGTCAGTTATTATTTTAAAGTTGAATAGAAATAGAGCAGGGATTGACTTCTTAATAAGAGGTTAATCCTTTTTATTTTACTGCATAATTTCTCTTGTTTTTTTGAACAAATTGAATTATAATTTACATGTATTAAACAAATAATGATTTATTCTATATAAATGTCATCTGTTAAGATATGCCTATTTAAACGAAAAAAACTAACTAAAAAAGTTAATTATATATAAAAATAAAGGGATTAAAATATAAATACTAAAGTTATTTTACAAGGAGGAAAGATTTTGAAAATCAAGGCAATATTCAACATTTCAGGTATTACGAGGGAAGTAGACAGGAGTAAAACAGATCAAAATCTGTTAAATGATGAAAATATAAATTTTATGGAAAAAATAAAGGATATTTATTCTACAGATGTCATTGTCATAAATTGTCATCATGATTCAAATCATTTTAAAACTAATTATAATTTTTCAAATATTATAGCTTTTGAAAATGAAAAAGAAGCTAATCTTTATATTGAAAAAGAAGCAAAAAATTATGACTGGATTCTATTCTTCAGCAATTCGAAAATCTTAACTTTTCATTCACCTTCAGTTATTCAATTACCAATTGATTTTTATGGACACCTTTCTATGTTTGATTCTATCAGCTTTACAGAGCATGCAAAAAATAAACTTTTATATAATGAGCTTTCAAAATATTATATGGAAGCTATTGCAAATAATACAGAAAAAGAGGTCTCATTTCTAGAGGATATATTCAAGAATTATGTAAAGAAGACTTCTGGAAAGATACTGGACTGCTGTTGTGGAATTGGAAGACATGACCTGCTTCTTGGACAGGATGGATATGGGGTTACAGGAATTGATATTTGTAAATTTCAGATAGAAAATGCTCAAAAAATACATTCTCATAAGAATATCAATTATGTAGTTGGAGATGTAAGGAATTTCAACCTAGATGAAAAATACAATATGTGTATATGTATGTGGACAACATATAATTATCTTTCACAAACTGAAGATTTGAAGAAGTTTCTTTTTAATGTCTATAATCATCTTGAAGATGATGGTATTCTGGTATTGGATTCCAAAAATATTCCAGCATTGGAAAAAAGAAGAATATATAAACGTAATAAGGGGAATAACAGAGTCTCTTTAGAACTTCTTGTGTATAAAAGAATTATAGATAATATTCAAAATTCACAATATTTCTATTTTATTAATGATGATGGAAAGAAGAATTTCTATTTTGATGAGGAGTTTGTAAGGTTCTATTATCTTAATGAGTTAAAGGAGATTTGTAAACCATATTTTGAACTTGTAGATTCATATGGAGACTTTGATAAAGAGGAATACAGGGAAAATTCAAGTAACCGTTTTATTGCAATTTTGAAGAAAAATACGAAGGTGAAATAGATGAAGATAGTTGTAGAAGGTATGGATGGAGTAGGAAAAACAACTTTAGCTAAAAGATTGGCAAAAGAGCTTAATTATAAGTACGTAGATGGATTGCTCATCTCTTTTTTCAAGGATTTAGGATATAGTGATGAAAAAATCAGTGAACTGAAAAAAGCTATTTATGAGTTTGCAGAAATAGACAACTCAATTATAAGAACTTGGTTTTTTGGAATGGCAAATATATTCAACCTTTTAAATTATGATGAAGACCTTATTATTGACCGTCACTGCCTTACTACTTACTATTGGAATGCAGATGAAAAATCTGAAAAAATATATAAATTTATGCAGGAAATTTCAGGAAAACCTGATTTTATTCTGATTTTAGTTGCATCACCTGAACGTAGGGTAGAAAGATTGGAGCAGAGAGATTTAAATGATCCAGATTTGTTAGATGCAAAGAAAAGAGCCTATGGATATAATAAATTTATTCAAGGAGCTAAGGATCTTAATCTCGATTATTGCATAATTGATACTGAAGGACGCAATGCTGATGAAGTTTTTAAAATTGCATTGGAAAAAGTACAAAATTTTATATCAAATAAATTAAAAGGAGAAGCTAATGAGTAAAGAGTTATGTTGGTTACTTACATCAAGATGTAATCAGCAGTGTAAATACTGTCACAGATTTTTAAATAGCAACGAAAATTCAGATAAATTTTATGATAAAGTTATCAATAAACTGGCTTCTATGAATATAAAACATATAACTTTAGGAGGTGGAGAACCTTTTCTAGCAGGTAATATCAGAAAAATAATCGAACTTTTAAATGAAAAAGGAATAAAAGTAAAGGTTGTTACAAATGGAACTCTGGTAATTTCTGATTTTATGAACATTATAGATAAATTAGAAAATATAACTTTATCAATAGATTCTGTTGAAGATGATATAAATGAGAAGCTAGGAAGAGGGAAAGAGCATTTTTCCACTATAGAGAAACTACTAAATACTCTTTGTAAAGGTGGAATAAAGCCAACAGTTTCAATTAACAGTGTAATTACAAAGGATAATATCAATGGGCTTAAGAAACTGTCAGTATTTTTAAAAAAATACAAAATAAAAAATTGGCGTATTTTTAGATTTTGTCCACTTAGAGAGACTGCTCTAAAAAATAAAGAGCTGTTGGAAATAACAAATGAGGAGTTTTTGAATTTAAAAAGTGAGATTTTATCTGAAGATTACCCATTTTCTGTGGATTTTCGAAATTACGAGGATATGAGTAGCAAGTATCTTCTTATTACTCCAGATGCAAAACTCTCTCTTTCAGATAACCTAGATGATAAAATATTGGGAGATATTATAAATGATGATTTAAGGGAGTATTTCTAAGAGTTTATAGCTGTTATCAGATTTATTTTTTATTGGAAAAAAGATAAGGGATTAATTTCTTAACAAGGAGTTAATCCTTTTTATTTACTTTCCCTCTTTTATTTTATTCCTTTACAAGATTGATACAAAAGGGTTAAAATAAAGAGAGTCTTAAGGAGGGGAAATGTTAGTATATAGAGGTAAAATTCCCTTTATGCTGGGGGATTATAAGGAAAATATAATATATCTATGCTCTTCTAATAGAAATATAGAGGATTACTATGCAGTTCTTGAAGATATCTACGATGGAACAATTCTCAAATTTGAAAGCACTGGAAATGATGATGAGATAGAAAAACTCAATTACGATTTCTTAAAGCTTTTAAAATCAGAGGAGAAGTATATAATGCTGGTATCTCTTGAATCTTTTTTAAGGGATTATTTTCTTGAAGGGGAAAGTGTTGAATTTTCTCTTGGAAAAAGTGTAGACCTTAAAAAGCTTGAAGAGGAACTTATAAAAAATGGGTATGCAAGAAACTACATGGTAGAGGAAAGAAAACAGTACAGTATAAGAGGGGATATTCTGGATATATTTCCAGCAGACAGTGACGCTCCAGTTAGGATGGAACTGAGCTTTGGAGATGAAGTTGACAGAATATCGATATTTGATATAGAGAGTCAGAGAAGTATAGAGAAAAAGAAAAATTTCCGTATGTATATGGGGAATAATAAGGAGGAAAGGGTATCTTTTTACTCACTTGTAAAGGATCTTAAAGGAGCAAAATTTCTGATAGAAAATCCTGAACTTCTAAAATATAAGCTGGAAGAGCTCATACTTCGTGACAGAGATAGAGAAAATCTCATGAGAAGCAGATTTAATGAGATAAAGAATATGGGTGAGGAAATTGAGATAAAACAGTTTACCCATGAGGAGATACACTATTTTGAAAATCATGAATTTATCCATGATTTAGAGGAAAATCCACAGATAAAAGTCCTTATAATGTCTGAAGAGGCTAAAAGATACAGTGATATATTTAAGGGTATTGAGAATATGGAGTTTAAACGTTATCCGTTATTTGAAGGGTATCGTGAGGAAAACCTTTTAGTTTTAACTGATAGAGAATTAAAAGGTGTAAGAGTAAGACGTGAGAGCAGTGACAAGGTAAGTCTTAAGTATAAGAATCTTTCTGAGATTAGAGAGGGAGATTATATTATCCATGAAAACTATGGTGTGGGACTATATCTTGGAATTGAGATAATAGATGGACATGAGTATCTTAAGATAAAATATGCAGATGAGGATAAACTCTTTGTACCAGTAGAGGGGATAAGCAGAATTGAAAAATATGTGTCACCTCCTGGAGTGGTACCTGAGATATACAATCTTGGTAGAAGAGGATTTAAAAGGAAGAAAGAAAAGCTCTATGAAGAGATGCTTTTATTTGCAAAAGAGATTATCGAGGTACAGGCAAGACGTCAAAGCGGCTTAGGATATAGATTTAGTCCTGACACAATTTGGCAGGAAGAGTTTGAAGAGGGATTTCCGTATAATGAAACTCAATCTCAACGTCAGGCTATTCAGGATGTAAAATTTGATATGGAATCAAGCAGAGTAATGGACAGAGTGGTGTGTGGAGATGTTGGATATGGTAAGACTGAAGTAGCTATGAGGGCAGCTTTTAAAGCGGCTATTGACGGTAAACAGGTAGCTATACTTGTGCCAACTACTGTACTTGCTCAACAGCACTTTGCAAGATTCAGTGAAAGAATGAAAAACTATCCTATAACAATAGAGCTTTTGAGCAGATTGAAAACTGGTGGAGAGCAGAAAAAAGCTATTCACAGCATTGAAAAGGGAAGTATTGATATAATAATAGGTACCCACAGAATGCTTTCAAAAGATGTGAAATTTAAGGATCTGGGACTTGTAATCATAGATGAGGAGCAGAAATTTGGAGTAAAGGCAAAGGAAAAACTTAAAAAGATGAGGGCATCTGTAGATATGCTGACACTTACAGCTACCCCTATTCCACGTACTTTAAACCTTTCTCTTTTAGGAATAAGGGATCTATCTGTAATAGATACACCACCTGAGGGAAGAAAGCCTATAGATACTTTCTTTATACCTAAGGAGAGTTCGGACCTTAAGGATATAATCATGAAGGAGATAGCAAGAGAGGGGCAGGTATTCTATATCTACAACTATGTAAATGGAATATCTAAAAAGGCCCAGGAGCTTGCAGGAATCCTTCCTGAATATATAAAGATAGATTATGTACATGGTCAGATGCAGCCTCGTGAGATTAGAGATAAGATAAAATCATTTGAAAATGGAGAGGTGGATATCCTGGTTGCAACTACCATAATTGAAAATGGAATAGATATAGAAAATGCCAATACAATGATAATTGATGGTGTAGAAAAGCTTGGACTTTCACAGATATATCAGCTTCGTGGAAGAATTGGAAGAGGACATAAACAGGCCTACTGCTATCTTCTATTGAAAGAGGAACAGGGTAAAAAAGCAAAAGAGAGAGAGGAATCTTTGCGTAACCTTGAAGAGCAGGGTGGAGGAGGACTTCAACTATCTCTGGAAGATATGCGTATAAGAGGGGCTGGCGAGATATTAGGAGAGCGTCAACATGGGGCACTTGAGACTTTTGGATACAATCTCTATATGAAGATGTTACAGGAAGAGATTGAAAGACAGAAAGGAGAGTTTGTACCTCAGGATACCTTTGAAGATATTGAGGTTAAAGTTGATTTTCCAGCATTTATACCAGATGAATATATTGATAAGAATCAGAAGATTAAAGTCTATAGAGAACTTGTTGAGATATCAAGCCTTGAGCAATTGGAAGAATACAGAGAAGAGGTTACAGATATCTATGGTAAGATGCCACAAGAGGCAAAGGGACTATTTGAATATATAGCACTTAAATTTAGAGCAAGGGAGCTGGGAATTAAAAAAGCTATTGAACTGGATGAAGGTGGCTGTGAAATCAAGTTTGATAGAGATAAGGTAGAGGTGGAAGTGATACTAAGACTCATCCAGGAAAGAAAGATAACATATAGAAATAGACAGGAGCTTGTAAATTATCCTGGAAAAATCGGTGAGTTTTTAGATATATATGAAAAATATAGAGGAGAATGCAAAAATGAAGGAATTTGATAGATTAGTTGAGATTATAAAGGTGTTAAGAGGAGAAAATGGGTGTCCATGGGATAAGGTACAGACTCTAAAGAGTTTGAAACCATGTCTTGTAGAGGAAACAGCTGAGGTATTGGAAGCTATGGAGGGAGACCCTGAAGAGCACAAGGGAGAGCTTGGAGATCTTCTTATGAATATAGTATTTCAGGCAGATATAAGAGAGGATGCTGGAGATTTTAATATTGAAGATGTATCTAAAGAGGTATGTGAAAAATTGATCAGAAGACACCCTCATGTATTTAAGGAAAAAGAGGAGGGACTTACTCCAGAGGAGACTCTTTTAAACTGGGAAGCTATAAAGAA is from Fusobacterium sp. DD2 and encodes:
- a CDS encoding DEAD/DEAH box helicase; the protein is MLVYRGKIPFMLGDYKENIIYLCSSNRNIEDYYAVLEDIYDGTILKFESTGNDDEIEKLNYDFLKLLKSEEKYIMLVSLESFLRDYFLEGESVEFSLGKSVDLKKLEEELIKNGYARNYMVEERKQYSIRGDILDIFPADSDAPVRMELSFGDEVDRISIFDIESQRSIEKKKNFRMYMGNNKEERVSFYSLVKDLKGAKFLIENPELLKYKLEELILRDRDRENLMRSRFNEIKNMGEEIEIKQFTHEEIHYFENHEFIHDLEENPQIKVLIMSEEAKRYSDIFKGIENMEFKRYPLFEGYREENLLVLTDRELKGVRVRRESSDKVSLKYKNLSEIREGDYIIHENYGVGLYLGIEIIDGHEYLKIKYADEDKLFVPVEGISRIEKYVSPPGVVPEIYNLGRRGFKRKKEKLYEEMLLFAKEIIEVQARRQSGLGYRFSPDTIWQEEFEEGFPYNETQSQRQAIQDVKFDMESSRVMDRVVCGDVGYGKTEVAMRAAFKAAIDGKQVAILVPTTVLAQQHFARFSERMKNYPITIELLSRLKTGGEQKKAIHSIEKGSIDIIIGTHRMLSKDVKFKDLGLVIIDEEQKFGVKAKEKLKKMRASVDMLTLTATPIPRTLNLSLLGIRDLSVIDTPPEGRKPIDTFFIPKESSDLKDIIMKEIAREGQVFYIYNYVNGISKKAQELAGILPEYIKIDYVHGQMQPREIRDKIKSFENGEVDILVATTIIENGIDIENANTMIIDGVEKLGLSQIYQLRGRIGRGHKQAYCYLLLKEEQGKKAKEREESLRNLEEQGGGGLQLSLEDMRIRGAGEILGERQHGALETFGYNLYMKMLQEEIERQKGEFVPQDTFEDIEVKVDFPAFIPDEYIDKNQKIKVYRELVEISSLEQLEEYREEVTDIYGKMPQEAKGLFEYIALKFRARELGIKKAIELDEGGCEIKFDRDKVEVEVILRLIQERKITYRNRQELVNYPGKIGEFLDIYEKYRGECKNEGI
- a CDS encoding AAA family ATPase, whose protein sequence is MKIVVEGMDGVGKTTLAKRLAKELNYKYVDGLLISFFKDLGYSDEKISELKKAIYEFAEIDNSIIRTWFFGMANIFNLLNYDEDLIIDRHCLTTYYWNADEKSEKIYKFMQEISGKPDFILILVASPERRVERLEQRDLNDPDLLDAKKRAYGYNKFIQGAKDLNLDYCIIDTEGRNADEVFKIALEKVQNFISNKLKGEANE
- a CDS encoding class I SAM-dependent methyltransferase; this encodes MKIKAIFNISGITREVDRSKTDQNLLNDENINFMEKIKDIYSTDVIVINCHHDSNHFKTNYNFSNIIAFENEKEANLYIEKEAKNYDWILFFSNSKILTFHSPSVIQLPIDFYGHLSMFDSISFTEHAKNKLLYNELSKYYMEAIANNTEKEVSFLEDIFKNYVKKTSGKILDCCCGIGRHDLLLGQDGYGVTGIDICKFQIENAQKIHSHKNINYVVGDVRNFNLDEKYNMCICMWTTYNYLSQTEDLKKFLFNVYNHLEDDGILVLDSKNIPALEKRRIYKRNKGNNRVSLELLVYKRIIDNIQNSQYFYFINDDGKKNFYFDEEFVRFYYLNELKEICKPYFELVDSYGDFDKEEYRENSSNRFIAILKKNTKVK
- a CDS encoding radical SAM protein produces the protein MSKELCWLLTSRCNQQCKYCHRFLNSNENSDKFYDKVINKLASMNIKHITLGGGEPFLAGNIRKIIELLNEKGIKVKVVTNGTLVISDFMNIIDKLENITLSIDSVEDDINEKLGRGKEHFSTIEKLLNTLCKGGIKPTVSINSVITKDNINGLKKLSVFLKKYKIKNWRIFRFCPLRETALKNKELLEITNEEFLNLKSEILSEDYPFSVDFRNYEDMSSKYLLITPDAKLSLSDNLDDKILGDIINDDLREYF
- a CDS encoding CoA-disulfide reductase; its protein translation is MKILIIGGVAAGMSAAAKASRLDPECQITIYEKTDIVSWGACGLPYYVGDFYQDPKNMIARPVEKFIEAGMDIRTFHEVIDLDPVKKEVTVKNLKNGEVFKDTYDKLMIATGASAIIPPIKNIDAKGVHTLKSFDDGIALKEEIKKEEYQNIVIIGAGYIGVEVIEAAKHLKKESIRVIQLGDRILMESFDKEITEVLEEELRSHKEVTLHLNEGVKEIVTQHGKVTGIITDKGEYPADLVVLATGVRPNTKFIQGKGIEMLPNGAVIVDEHGKTNIDSIYSAGDCATVFHRVKGEDVYIPLATTANKLGRVVGENLAGVKSIFKGTLGSAAIKVLDMEAGRTGISENEAKKMGIDYKTVFIKDKNHTNYYPGQSNIYVKLIYHSKSKVLLGAQIAGFSGAVLRVDALAVAIYAGLSVDEIGMMDFCYAPPFARTWDAMNIAGNAAK